Proteins encoded within one genomic window of Conchiformibius steedae:
- a CDS encoding tyrosine-type recombinase/integrase yields the protein MVFFLVLLKYQLNAMPKIVIPLTPAQVKGAKPKPKMYKLPDGGGLALWVLPSGKKSWRLTYTRPNGKQDTLTLGMYPDHSLADARDWRAEIKAKLAAGKNPKSIATDTGAQYRFENRLAEWHERWARQGGKQGRGKNPKYAAQVLAAIEANILPDFKGRDVRTLTTAEIVKVLRKMEKRGVLEYLQRVKTSLGLMFDYLVADGTVTHNPVRLIGKQVFDKPKEKHFDALLPQDLPLLIERLETTKKLSPSNKLLIYWQLLSMTRPNEAAETPIKEIDLEKEIWEIPLERMKTRPHIVPLSTALKQIYREAMELNVKGIYLFEGQGFLKPKDVETARQQLRNTLNLPTTAHGLRTLATTYLRDTYKISKEIRDLLLSHHDKNKTDRAYDRAEFLDERRDALEKWGNDVMALREKYRRKF from the coding sequence GTGGTATTTTTTCTGGTATTGCTCAAATACCAACTCAATGCCATGCCTAAAATCGTTATCCCGCTCACACCCGCGCAAGTCAAAGGCGCGAAACCCAAACCCAAAATGTATAAATTGCCCGATGGTGGTGGGCTTGCCCTATGGGTGCTGCCGTCAGGCAAAAAATCGTGGCGGCTCACTTATACCCGACCAAATGGCAAACAAGACACGCTCACACTTGGTATGTACCCCGACCACTCATTAGCTGATGCCCGCGATTGGCGGGCAGAAATCAAAGCGAAACTGGCAGCGGGTAAAAATCCTAAATCCATTGCCACAGACACAGGCGCACAATACCGATTTGAAAATCGGCTCGCCGAATGGCATGAACGCTGGGCGCGGCAGGGCGGAAAGCAGGGGCGCGGTAAAAATCCGAAATATGCCGCACAGGTATTGGCAGCGATTGAAGCCAATATCTTGCCCGACTTTAAAGGGCGCGATGTACGTACCCTTACCACAGCAGAAATTGTGAAAGTGTTGCGGAAGATGGAAAAACGCGGCGTGTTGGAATACCTGCAACGGGTTAAAACCAGTTTGGGGCTGATGTTTGACTATCTTGTGGCAGATGGTACGGTAACACACAATCCCGTGCGTTTGATTGGCAAGCAAGTATTTGACAAGCCAAAAGAAAAACATTTTGATGCTTTGTTGCCACAGGATTTGCCGTTACTTATTGAGCGTTTAGAAACCACAAAAAAACTATCCCCATCAAACAAACTGCTGATTTACTGGCAGCTTTTAAGTATGACACGCCCCAATGAAGCAGCAGAAACGCCTATTAAAGAGATTGATTTAGAAAAAGAAATTTGGGAAATACCATTGGAACGCATGAAAACACGCCCGCATATCGTGCCGTTAAGCACCGCATTAAAACAAATCTACCGTGAAGCAATGGAATTGAATGTAAAGGGGATTTACCTGTTTGAGGGGCAGGGATTCTTAAAGCCGAAAGATGTAGAAACTGCCCGCCAGCAATTACGCAATACCCTGAATTTGCCGACTACTGCACACGGTTTGCGGACTTTGGCAACCACCTATTTGCGCGATACCTATAAAATTAGCAAAGAAATTAGAGATTTATTATTATCGCATCATGATAAAAATAAAACTGACCGCGCTTACGACCGTGCCGAATTTTTGGACGAGCGGCGCGATGCTTTAGAAAAGTGGGGCAATGATGTGATGGCATTGCGCGAAAAGTACCGCCGCAAGTTTTAA
- a CDS encoding NfeD family protein, giving the protein MTYWLAAAALLFAAEIFLGTVYLLVLSAALAGAGLAAWLFGADSTAPWWTASLLSLAGVVWVYRWRRRAAPAPAVQNDLDIGQSVTLESELGGGLWRVQYRGTQWEARFPDPQHHAHAGSHAVIIGKDGIVLLLRS; this is encoded by the coding sequence ATGACTTACTGGCTGGCAGCCGCTGCATTGCTGTTTGCGGCAGAGATTTTTTTAGGTACGGTGTATCTGCTGGTGCTGTCGGCAGCTTTGGCGGGTGCAGGTTTGGCGGCATGGCTGTTTGGTGCGGACAGCACTGCCCCGTGGTGGACGGCATCGCTGTTGTCGCTGGCGGGCGTGGTGTGGGTGTACCGTTGGCGGCGGCGTGCTGCCCCTGCCCCCGCCGTACAAAACGACTTGGACATCGGTCAAAGCGTTACGCTGGAAAGCGAGTTAGGCGGTGGATTATGGCGCGTACAATACCGCGGCACACAATGGGAAGCCCGTTTTCCCGACCCGCAGCACCACGCCCACGCAGGCAGCCACGCCGTGATTATCGGCAAAGACGGCATTGTTTTGCTGCTGCGTTCCTAA
- the ampD gene encoding 1,6-anhydro-N-acetylmuramyl-L-alanine amidase AmpD, with the protein MNEWHQGRWQGAKQCFSPNFSPRPDNTAVDLVVLHNISLPPFEYGGDAVERLFTNQIQPDAHPFFKQLQDLRVSAHFFIARSGETVQFVSCDEMAYHAGVSRFEGRERCNAFSIGIEIEGCDFEPFETAQYTALTRLLQALCQHYPITAVCGHQDIAPQRKTDPGHFFDWAQLERFGFPVRRNV; encoded by the coding sequence ATGAACGAATGGCATCAAGGCAGATGGCAAGGCGCAAAGCAATGTTTTTCGCCTAATTTTTCCCCGCGCCCTGACAATACGGCGGTGGATTTGGTGGTGTTGCACAATATTTCGCTGCCGCCGTTTGAATACGGCGGCGATGCGGTAGAACGGCTGTTTACCAATCAAATTCAGCCTGATGCACACCCGTTTTTCAAACAATTACAGGACTTGCGCGTATCGGCACATTTTTTTATTGCCCGCAGCGGCGAAACGGTGCAGTTTGTGTCGTGTGATGAAATGGCGTATCACGCGGGCGTGTCGCGCTTTGAAGGGCGTGAGCGTTGCAATGCGTTTTCAATAGGCATTGAGATAGAAGGTTGTGATTTTGAACCGTTTGAAACGGCGCAATACACGGCTTTAACGCGGCTTTTGCAGGCTTTGTGCCAGCATTATCCGATTACGGCGGTGTGCGGGCATCAGGATATCGCGCCGCAGCGCAAAACCGACCCCGGACATTTTTTTGATTGGGCGCAATTAGAACGTTTCGGCTTTCCCGTGCGACGGAACGTGTAA
- the prmC gene encoding peptide chain release factor N(5)-glutamine methyltransferase produces the protein MNHITPADWLAQCPLPRLEKYLLVQHATRLTRAQLLTRDHLPLTAEQQQHLQALLQRRLAGEPMAYILGTRGFYGRDFAVSPAVLIPRPETEHLLEAALAHLPEHGTLWDIGTGSGIIAITAKLERPDARVFASDVCANALGVARGNAATLGADIAFAQGSWLDVQAAPPLCHIIVSNPPYIEADDPHLHTGDLRFEPQHALTDFSDGLSAYRHIAAAAPAHLHHGGWLLFEHGYQQGAAVRQILRDNGFQSVATLPDLAGHERISFGQRHSPT, from the coding sequence ATGAACCATATTACCCCTGCCGACTGGCTGGCGCAGTGTCCGCTGCCGCGTTTGGAAAAATATTTACTGGTGCAACACGCCACCCGTCTTACCCGCGCCCAACTGCTCACCCGCGACCACCTGCCGCTTACCGCCGAACAACAACAGCATTTGCAAGCCTTGCTGCAACGGCGTTTGGCAGGCGAACCGATGGCGTATATTTTGGGAACACGCGGATTTTACGGGCGCGATTTTGCCGTTTCGCCCGCCGTGCTGATTCCCCGTCCCGAAACGGAACACCTGTTGGAAGCCGCTTTAGCCCATTTGCCCGAACACGGCACATTGTGGGACATCGGCACAGGCAGCGGCATTATTGCCATTACCGCCAAGCTGGAACGCCCCGATGCCCGCGTGTTTGCCAGCGATGTGTGCGCCAATGCTTTGGGGGTTGCACGTGGTAACGCCGCCACACTCGGCGCAGACATTGCCTTTGCCCAAGGTTCATGGCTAGACGTGCAAGCTGCGCCGCCGCTGTGTCATATTATCGTATCCAATCCGCCTTATATTGAAGCAGACGACCCGCATTTGCACACAGGCGATTTGCGTTTTGAACCACAGCACGCACTAACCGATTTTTCAGACGGTTTAAGTGCCTACCGCCACATCGCCGCCGCTGCGCCCGCACACCTGCATCACGGCGGCTGGCTGCTGTTTGAACATGGCTATCAGCAAGGCGCAGCCGTACGCCAAATTTTACGCGACAACGGTTTTCAATCTGTCGCCACCCTGCCCGATTTGGCAGGACATGAACGGATAAGTTTCGGACAGCGGCACAGCCCGACATAG
- a CDS encoding CitMHS family transporter, giving the protein MLTFIGLSIIAIIVALLISEKVSPVIAMILVPLAGALAADFNLAQIETFYTDGTKSVLKIVTMFIFAILFFGIMSDAGLFKPLIDGLVRLTRGNIVAVSVGTVLVSVVAQLDGAGATTFLLVVPALLPLYQRLGMNPYLLFLLLAASAGLINLLPWGGPTGRVATVLEMDVGELYKPLFTVQIIGLVYILALSAFLGVREKKRILAEHGKLPDVGNLLAQAPAVADHLARPKLFWVNIGLFVLTMGVLFSDTLPAGYVFMIATSLALLINYRQPKQQIERINAHAGGAIMMASIILAAGTFLGILKGSEMLDAIAKDLVSVLPNALLPYLHIIVGIFGIPLELVLSTDAYYFGLFPVVEQITSQSGVDPRAAGYAMLIGSIVGTFVTPLSPALWMGLGLAQLSMGKHIRYSFFWIWALSLLILASSIMVGVVPLHPAP; this is encoded by the coding sequence ATGCTGACTTTTATCGGATTATCCATTATTGCGATAATCGTTGCCCTGCTGATTAGCGAAAAAGTCTCGCCTGTGATTGCCATGATTTTAGTGCCTTTGGCGGGCGCATTGGCAGCAGATTTTAATTTGGCACAAATTGAAACCTTTTACACAGACGGCACCAAATCGGTGCTGAAAATCGTAACCATGTTCATTTTTGCCATTTTGTTTTTTGGCATTATGAGCGATGCGGGTTTGTTCAAACCGCTGATTGACGGGCTGGTGCGGCTGACACGCGGCAATATTGTTGCCGTGAGTGTCGGCACGGTGCTGGTTTCTGTGGTCGCCCAGCTGGACGGCGCAGGCGCAACCACCTTTTTGCTGGTTGTACCTGCTCTGCTGCCGTTGTATCAGCGTCTTGGCATGAATCCTTACTTATTGTTTTTACTACTGGCTGCCAGCGCAGGATTGATTAACTTACTGCCGTGGGGCGGACCGACAGGGCGCGTTGCCACCGTATTGGAAATGGACGTAGGCGAGTTATACAAACCCCTGTTTACCGTGCAAATCATTGGTTTGGTGTATATTTTGGCACTGTCAGCATTTTTGGGCGTGCGCGAGAAAAAACGCATTTTGGCAGAACATGGCAAATTGCCCGATGTTGGCAACCTGCTTGCCCAAGCCCCCGCCGTGGCAGACCATTTGGCACGTCCCAAATTATTTTGGGTAAACATCGGCTTATTTGTCTTAACCATGGGCGTACTGTTTTCCGACACCCTGCCCGCAGGCTATGTGTTTATGATTGCCACCTCGCTGGCATTGCTGATTAACTACCGCCAGCCCAAACAACAAATTGAACGCATCAACGCCCACGCAGGCGGCGCGATTATGATGGCAAGCATTATTTTGGCAGCGGGTACATTTTTAGGCATTTTAAAAGGTTCGGAGATGCTTGATGCCATTGCCAAAGATTTGGTAAGCGTGCTACCCAATGCACTTTTGCCCTATCTACATATTATTGTGGGGATTTTTGGTATTCCTTTGGAATTGGTACTCAGCACCGATGCCTATTATTTCGGTTTGTTCCCTGTGGTGGAACAAATTACTTCGCAATCGGGCGTGGACCCACGAGCTGCGGGTTATGCTATGCTGATTGGCAGTATTGTTGGCACATTTGTGACTCCGCTTTCGCCCGCGCTATGGATGGGCTTGGGCTTGGCACAGCTTTCTATGGGCAAACATATCCGCTATTCGTTTTTCTGGATTTGGGCTTTATCGCTGCTGATTTTGGCAAGCAGTATTATGGTGGGGGTCGTGCCTTTGCATCCTGCGCCCTAA
- a CDS encoding SIR2 family protein: MNYEEALYHAKSGQALLFYGAGMSSEVINLNDEKMPIGRELSKLIYKEIDPSGANDFDLGYSTQIFLKKKSKGDLISLIKPIFQTKKLPNYYKDIVETPWRSIFTTNYDNSFEVQAQHLGLERNAVSPMMNPNDFHANSKNIIHINGYIETVTPNDLENNFKLANVSYLADQFVKSPWYESFFTEVIASKAIFFVGYSLSYDFDIAKLFFDFHDALKEKTFFISNNENPILDDFGTVYTKGVENFARDLSKLNTVYSTETNEKVYINFKEFKLIRSEKKNLNVNEETEKFLILGHENQSLLEKVVRIEDYKDYAVNRINDLNLDSIDKSFIFVYGDLGVGKTVLVEQLCIFYFHKGYGVFTLNKSFYSPLEDIDIILSTKQKAIFVLDVNNYTDEIHNLIRYLRQKIRQDDKVIVSLRTDEYELAFNELVFRTPCLSSDMIREICADKLNGSQGEKFLSILENNGFLIPILDELYPNNKFDKKTRLLADSNKQLSHLLLSLLKSESIIQKYNPIFQDLELQREKLMILTTVFMLHILYGEEVEKNVLYKITESSRIIQPDFGKDKLLNHFFTRNQGNFVTPKSTLFAQFFFEQFPNPALMVEILSTVAKRCFTLGQKEQNNFQKGAYKYGKTYKMLATYTNIQRMISTKKEKRNSLIQYYETLRGFGLEIENPHFWLQYAIARLAYAESEPQPHLELAKKYLDTAMELARKKRGYKTYDLQTQLARFYIYKSSLLEKAEETIPYLKEAIQYLDVVTEKDKKRASFRQIRYLCEVILKHIHGYTPDNIDYFLKALQRYKLSIGSSPMSVQDDKTVEISREKIELLIPKLERILS; the protein is encoded by the coding sequence ATGAATTACGAAGAGGCTTTATATCATGCAAAATCTGGGCAGGCATTATTATTTTATGGTGCTGGTATGTCATCTGAGGTTATTAATCTGAATGATGAAAAAATGCCCATAGGTAGGGAGTTATCGAAATTAATTTATAAAGAGATCGATCCTTCAGGAGCTAATGATTTTGATTTAGGATATAGTACACAAATTTTTCTAAAAAAGAAAAGTAAAGGTGATTTGATTTCATTGATCAAGCCCATTTTTCAAACAAAAAAATTACCTAATTATTACAAAGACATTGTTGAAACACCTTGGAGAAGTATTTTTACAACAAATTATGATAACTCTTTTGAAGTACAAGCACAACATTTGGGATTGGAACGGAATGCAGTTTCGCCGATGATGAATCCTAATGATTTTCATGCAAACTCAAAGAATATTATTCATATTAATGGTTATATTGAAACAGTCACTCCCAATGATTTAGAAAATAACTTTAAGCTAGCAAATGTAAGTTATTTAGCAGATCAGTTTGTAAAAAGTCCATGGTATGAAAGTTTTTTTACAGAAGTCATTGCAAGCAAAGCTATATTTTTTGTAGGGTACTCTTTAAGTTATGATTTTGATATTGCAAAGTTATTTTTTGATTTTCATGATGCTCTTAAGGAAAAAACTTTCTTCATTTCAAATAATGAAAATCCAATCCTAGATGATTTTGGAACTGTTTATACCAAAGGAGTGGAAAATTTTGCAAGAGATCTTTCAAAGCTCAATACAGTATATAGTACTGAAACAAATGAAAAGGTTTATATAAATTTTAAAGAGTTCAAGTTAATACGCTCTGAAAAGAAAAATTTAAATGTCAATGAAGAAACAGAAAAGTTCCTGATATTAGGGCATGAAAATCAAAGTTTACTTGAGAAAGTTGTTAGAATTGAAGATTACAAGGATTATGCTGTTAATAGAATCAATGATTTAAATCTTGATAGTATAGATAAAAGTTTTATTTTTGTATATGGGGATTTAGGTGTTGGGAAAACTGTACTAGTTGAGCAGCTTTGTATATTTTATTTTCACAAAGGATATGGTGTTTTCACGCTTAATAAATCATTTTACTCCCCATTAGAAGATATTGATATTATTTTATCAACAAAACAAAAGGCTATATTTGTTTTGGATGTGAATAATTATACAGATGAGATACATAATCTTATACGCTATTTACGTCAAAAAATTCGCCAAGATGATAAAGTGATAGTTTCATTAAGAACTGATGAATACGAATTGGCATTTAATGAATTAGTTTTTCGTACCCCCTGCCTATCATCTGATATGATTCGTGAAATTTGCGCTGATAAACTTAACGGATCTCAAGGGGAAAAATTTTTATCAATTTTAGAGAATAATGGTTTTCTTATTCCTATACTTGATGAACTATATCCCAATAATAAATTTGATAAAAAAACAAGGCTTCTAGCAGACTCAAATAAACAGTTAAGTCATTTGCTATTGTCGTTATTAAAATCTGAATCTATTATTCAGAAATATAATCCAATATTTCAGGATCTCGAACTTCAAAGGGAAAAATTAATGATCCTAACAACAGTTTTTATGTTACATATCCTTTATGGTGAGGAAGTGGAAAAAAATGTATTATATAAAATAACAGAAAGTAGCCGTATAATTCAACCTGATTTTGGAAAGGATAAGTTATTAAATCATTTCTTTACACGAAACCAAGGTAATTTTGTTACTCCAAAATCTACATTATTTGCACAATTCTTTTTTGAGCAATTCCCTAATCCAGCTTTAATGGTTGAAATATTGTCAACAGTTGCAAAGAGATGCTTTACATTAGGGCAAAAGGAGCAAAATAATTTCCAAAAAGGGGCATATAAATATGGAAAAACATATAAAATGTTAGCAACATATACAAATATACAACGGATGATCTCTACTAAAAAAGAAAAACGAAATTCATTGATTCAATATTATGAAACACTACGAGGATTTGGATTAGAAATTGAGAATCCACATTTTTGGTTGCAATATGCCATTGCACGGTTGGCGTATGCGGAAAGTGAACCTCAACCCCATTTAGAATTAGCAAAAAAATATTTAGATACAGCGATGGAGTTAGCCAGAAAGAAAAGGGGTTATAAGACCTATGACTTGCAAACTCAATTAGCACGTTTTTATATTTATAAAAGCTCCTTGCTGGAAAAGGCAGAGGAAACAATACCATATTTAAAAGAGGCAATTCAATATCTTGATGTTGTAACTGAGAAAGATAAAAAACGTGCTTCTTTTCGACAAATAAGATATTTATGTGAGGTCATCTTAAAGCATATACATGGATACACACCTGATAATATTGATTATTTTTTAAAAGCGCTTCAAAGATATAAGCTTAGTATAGGAAGTTCGCCTATGAGTGTTCAAGATGATAAAACAGTTGAGATATCTAGGGAGAAAATAGAGCTCTTAATTCCTAAGTTAGAACGTATATTGAGTTAA
- a CDS encoding tape measure protein — protein sequence MGQLRSLAQNGELSSQKLVQALQKAGDGVRADFAKTDFTIAQSFTVLQNKLTEFVGQTGESSGAIKVFSGTLRFLGDNIDSVATVVGGLAALSLTRWAITSAAGLVQMTAAMIATSGAAGTATAAQTALSVAVARTGTASALASFQVRGFAGSLAVLRVGAVAATGALLGLAAATLKASFNLLAKGASVAGGALTAMSARIGAAGTVGKLGAIGTAAAAAGTGLYSLYKFTKGEDASNWISDSVDKLFGLDTQVESLGTKLYDWLNPIEKFNEKLDEAAVKAHAVSGWQSISGAIAAQGGFAEYSAGKQSDVGLSKAISDTVLKYQEQAAAIGKTKEQMDLLTLTAQKEELLKKKKIEFEEKFKHENADNRAKLVQQSLANTAAALDADIKSVSAAMKQAETAAKAKAEADKAAEIAAKNRRTIDESMASLAQQMAELGKSSEEITQMRLAAAGATQGELAKTRAMQDVIRQYERQAGVMKTLDDLRGQLERVGKSAAEIKLLDLKNAGATAEQLSQASALLQAIAAKEQAHQTISTAGDKMLGAANMMRQAADKSVSSVDERYAALQAKVAQSRAADAAREADIRQREKAKAATQGGFTDLQWQLWSRQTYGHDWYERTAEYKAAVAASKQHAEAATAAAASLQQAGGSLGNAAHNLQNAADKLFQQATSSLPAPAAVQNGVQGAPNMGQITLDLRFPNGKALTGILFGNQEFLKKLKEQTTANVESWLLGVRDAVR from the coding sequence GTGGGGCAATTGAGAAGCCTTGCCCAAAATGGCGAATTATCATCACAAAAATTAGTGCAAGCCCTGCAAAAAGCGGGCGATGGTGTCCGCGCTGATTTTGCCAAAACGGATTTTACCATCGCGCAATCGTTTACTGTTTTACAAAACAAATTAACCGAGTTTGTCGGACAAACAGGCGAAAGTTCGGGCGCAATTAAGGTGTTTTCAGGCACTTTGCGCTTTTTGGGCGACAATATAGACAGCGTGGCAACCGTAGTCGGCGGTTTAGCTGCGCTGTCGCTAACCCGTTGGGCAATCACTTCGGCGGCGGGGTTGGTGCAGATGACCGCCGCCATGATTGCCACATCGGGCGCAGCGGGTACGGCAACGGCGGCGCAAACGGCGTTATCGGTTGCGGTTGCTCGCACGGGTACGGCTTCTGCGCTGGCATCGTTCCAAGTTCGCGGTTTTGCGGGGTCGTTGGCGGTGCTGCGTGTGGGCGCGGTAGCGGCAACAGGTGCGTTGTTGGGTTTGGCGGCAGCCACGCTTAAAGCCAGCTTTAACCTGCTCGCCAAAGGTGCGAGTGTCGCGGGTGGTGCATTAACGGCAATGTCCGCCCGCATCGGCGCGGCAGGCACGGTCGGCAAATTAGGCGCAATCGGCACGGCAGCAGCGGCAGCGGGGACAGGCTTATACTCGCTTTACAAATTTACCAAAGGCGAAGATGCGTCCAACTGGATTAGTGATTCGGTGGACAAACTTTTTGGCTTGGACACGCAAGTAGAATCGCTGGGGACAAAGCTGTATGACTGGCTTAATCCCATTGAAAAGTTTAATGAAAAATTAGACGAAGCAGCGGTTAAAGCCCATGCGGTATCGGGCTGGCAATCCATTAGTGGCGCAATCGCCGCGCAAGGCGGTTTTGCCGAATATTCGGCAGGAAAACAAAGCGATGTGGGTTTGAGTAAAGCCATCAGCGACACCGTGCTGAAGTACCAAGAACAAGCGGCAGCGATTGGCAAAACCAAAGAGCAGATGGATTTGCTGACTTTGACGGCGCAGAAAGAAGAACTGCTTAAAAAGAAAAAAATTGAGTTTGAAGAAAAGTTTAAGCACGAAAACGCCGATAACCGCGCCAAACTGGTGCAGCAAAGTTTAGCCAATACTGCCGCCGCTTTAGATGCCGATATTAAAAGCGTTTCGGCAGCGATGAAGCAAGCAGAAACCGCCGCTAAAGCCAAAGCGGAAGCCGATAAAGCCGCCGAAATCGCCGCCAAAAACCGCCGCACCATTGACGAAAGCATGGCATCGCTGGCGCAGCAAATGGCAGAATTGGGCAAATCCAGCGAAGAAATCACGCAAATGCGTTTGGCGGCTGCGGGTGCAACGCAAGGCGAACTTGCCAAAACCCGCGCCATGCAAGACGTTATCCGTCAATATGAGCGGCAAGCAGGCGTAATGAAAACCCTTGACGACTTGCGCGGTCAGTTGGAACGTGTCGGCAAATCCGCCGCCGAAATCAAGCTGTTGGATTTGAAAAATGCGGGCGCGACTGCCGAACAATTGTCGCAGGCAAGCGCATTACTGCAAGCCATCGCCGCTAAAGAGCAGGCACACCAAACCATCAGCACAGCGGGCGATAAAATGCTGGGCGCGGCAAACATGATGCGCCAAGCTGCCGACAAATCGGTCAGCAGCGTTGATGAGCGTTATGCCGCGCTACAGGCAAAAGTGGCGCAATCCCGCGCCGCCGATGCCGCCCGTGAAGCCGATATTCGGCAGCGCGAAAAAGCCAAAGCCGCCACGCAAGGCGGGTTTACCGATTTGCAATGGCAACTGTGGTCGCGGCAAACCTACGGGCATGATTGGTATGAGCGCACGGCAGAATACAAAGCCGCTGTTGCCGCTTCTAAACAACACGCCGAAGCCGCTACAGCCGCCGCCGCATCACTGCAACAGGCGGGCGGCAGCTTGGGCAATGCCGCCCACAATCTGCAAAACGCCGCTGATAAGCTGTTTCAGCAGGCAACCAGCAGTTTGCCCGCACCTGCTGCCGTACAAAACGGCGTACAAGGTGCGCCCAATATGGGGCAAATTACCCTAGATTTGCGCTTTCCCAACGGCAAAGCCCTAACCGGTATTTTGTTTGGCAATCAAGAGTTTTTAAAGAAACTCAAAGAGCAGACCACCGCCAATGTGGAAAGTTGGCTGCTGGGTGTGCGCGATGCCGTGCGCTAA
- a CDS encoding SPFH domain-containing protein, with translation MSFLPLVILAVVIIIGFQAFKVVPQQEAYIVERLGRFHSVLKPGLNILVPFLDRIAYRHSLKEIPLDVPSQVCITRDNTQLTVDGILYFQVTDPKRASYGSSNYILAITQLAQTTLRSVIGRMELDKTFEERDDINRTVVAALDEAAVSWGVKVLRYEIKDLVPPQEILRAMQAQITAERDKRARIAQSEGLKIEQINLATGEREAEIKKSEGEAQAAVNASQGEKVAQINRAEGEAQALRLVAQASADAIRTIAAAIQEPGGSEAVNLKVAEQYVEAFSKLAKENNTLIMPANIADLGGLVSAGMSIVKSQKNQ, from the coding sequence ATGTCATTTTTACCTTTGGTGATTTTAGCGGTGGTGATTATCATCGGCTTTCAAGCATTTAAAGTTGTTCCACAGCAAGAAGCCTATATTGTGGAACGTTTGGGGCGTTTTCACTCCGTACTCAAACCCGGATTAAACATTCTCGTTCCCTTTCTCGACCGCATCGCCTACCGCCACTCGCTCAAAGAAATCCCGCTGGACGTCCCCAGCCAAGTCTGCATCACCCGCGACAACACCCAATTAACCGTAGATGGGATTTTGTATTTTCAAGTTACTGACCCCAAACGCGCTTCTTACGGTTCCAGCAACTACATTCTCGCCATTACCCAGCTGGCACAAACCACCTTGCGTTCCGTTATCGGGCGCATGGAATTGGACAAAACCTTTGAAGAGCGCGACGACATCAACCGCACCGTAGTCGCCGCATTAGACGAAGCCGCCGTATCGTGGGGCGTAAAAGTGTTGCGTTACGAAATCAAAGACCTTGTTCCCCCACAAGAAATTTTACGCGCCATGCAGGCGCAAATCACCGCCGAACGCGACAAACGCGCCCGCATCGCCCAATCCGAGGGTTTGAAAATCGAACAAATCAATTTGGCAACAGGCGAACGCGAAGCCGAAATCAAAAAATCCGAAGGCGAAGCGCAAGCTGCCGTCAATGCTTCACAAGGCGAAAAAGTCGCCCAAATCAACCGCGCCGAAGGCGAAGCGCAAGCCCTGCGTTTGGTGGCACAAGCCAGCGCCGATGCCATCCGCACCATTGCCGCCGCCATTCAAGAACCGGGGGGCAGCGAAGCGGTGAATTTAAAAGTGGCAGAGCAATATGTAGAAGCCTTCTCAAAACTTGCCAAAGAAAACAATACCTTGATTATGCCTGCCAATATCGCCGATTTGGGCGGATTGGTTTCCGCAGGTATGAGTATTGTCAAATCACAGAAAAATCAATAA